Proteins from a genomic interval of Streptomyces sp. SID8374:
- the mce gene encoding methylmalonyl-CoA epimerase — MLTRIDHIGIACFDLDKTVEFYRATYGFEVFHSEINEEQGVREAMLKINEASDGGASYLQLLEPTREDSAVGKWLAKNGEGVHHIAFGTADVDGDAADIREKGVRVLYDEPRTGSMGSRITFLHPKDCHGVLTELVTSDPEH, encoded by the coding sequence GGATCGCCTGTTTCGACCTGGACAAGACGGTGGAGTTCTACCGTGCCACGTACGGATTCGAGGTGTTCCACAGCGAGATCAACGAGGAGCAGGGCGTCCGGGAGGCCATGCTCAAGATCAACGAGGCCTCGGACGGCGGGGCTTCGTACCTCCAGCTGCTGGAGCCGACCCGGGAGGACTCGGCCGTCGGCAAGTGGCTGGCGAAGAACGGGGAGGGCGTCCACCACATCGCCTTCGGTACGGCGGATGTGGACGGGGACGCCGCGGACATCCGCGAAAAGGGCGTCCGGGTGCTGTACGACGAGCCCAGGACGGGTTCGATGGGGTCCCGGATCACCTTCCTGCACCCCAAGGACTGCCACGGCGTCCTCACCGAACTGGTCACGAGCGACCCGGAGCACTGA